Below is a genomic region from Hevea brasiliensis isolate MT/VB/25A 57/8 chromosome 3, ASM3005281v1, whole genome shotgun sequence.
CTGCCTGACATGTGCTTCTGTCTGCAAATAAAAAGTTCAGCTTGTTTTCAGTGCCCTTTTCTTATATGAAGTCGATGAACCTGTCAAATGGCTAACATTCTAGCAGTAAATATTCTGTTTTGGCCTGAATCATTACAGGTCTTTGAGGCAGAACGTAGTATTGTGCTTTCTTTCCAGGGAAACAACATAGAATATGGCATCTGCGATCAATTGTCAACTCTGATGGTTTTGGTGTAGAGTTTTCATTCCTTTTTCTTTTGGTTGGTTCCAAGGAGAAATCAATAAAGGGGAAACAAGGTTCACACTTCTAACCATCTATATCTATATAATATCATAAAGCTAAGCTGCGAATAAGGAATACTGAAAGGTTGCCAAATGGTACTCTTTTGAGACAGCGTGAGAGTTTACTTTTCTTACATATGGTAATTTAAACTTTTCATatgttttaaagttatttaatagaTTATAACTCTTGGTAATGctaatataaattattagaaaCTCTTGAGTTATATCtcatttaaatattttcatttttattattctaaaattattttcataatgtGGACATTTTTCTTGATACCGCCACTCATAATGTAGGCATGTCTAGAGATTCTCcaccatttaatttttaagttgTTTTTACTGATAGTGATAATGGCAGTAAGCAATGCCAATAGTATCACTGTTGGCTATGTCATAGACTTTGTCAGCTTGGCCAAATTCACCATGGTTCAGGAATTTATTTTCCCATGTACACACAGGTTTGACCAACAAAGAAAAAAATACAGAGGTTTGGCAAAAAGCACAGATATGGTGAGTTCAATTTTGCAGCCAGGCATTAACAGATGATAATTATACAACCATTGAAAGTGGGGAGGCTGCAAGAAGTATTATGGGACAGCAGTGTGAAATCAATATCCAGATAAAATGGTTTTGTCTATGAGCTATTTGCCTGGTTCAGCAAATGTATCCTCATATGATATTAAAAAGTTCCTCCTTTTTTCCCCTACTCATGAATGGATTTAGTAGAAATATCTGGCGTCCAACTAATTAAATAAGCTTTCTGATATTACTGCTTAAATAAGCTTTCTTTGTAAGCAATTCCCTGAGTTTAATGGAGAATTCCTACTTAATAATTCTCCCTGGTTTTTCCTCTTTATGCTTCTTCTCTAGCCATGGTTTTGCACTTCAAGATCAGTACAAGGATTGACCCATTGTTCCTAATTGCTACTTAATGTATGGTTCAAAACTCGGGGCATATCCctcagaaaaagaaaaagaggaggGAAGCCATCTGGGATTATCGCAGATGTAACCATTGAGTGATTCCTCATGAACAAGGTGTTTAATTGATGATAAATATTCTAATTTGCAAGAAAAGTGAACCTGTGCATATTCTTTTCCTACCTAGGTCATTTTCTTCTTTCCACCTACCATTGCTATTGACCCAcagaagttatggtcaatttccaAGTTCTTAAATGATGAATATTTCCATTAAAATTTCAACCTGAAATACTTTGTTGTTACTTTCTCAAAAGGCACTACTCTTCCAACGGTTTGTTCAATGCTCCTCCTAGTTACCACCGAAGAAGTGGAGGGAAGGAAAGGGTATATATAATCCAAAATACGTACTATAAACCGGAGAATTTCCACATATATCAAGGAACATATAAGCAAAGAAATGTACTACTAATATGAACAAAGAAAGAGGTACAGCTGTGAATTGGATCACAAGTGAACAGTTTCTTATACATCATGCTTAAAAGAATAGGACGAGTAACAACATGCCTCTAATTTCAGCTTATTGCTCAAACAAGTGGCTGTGTCGCTGGAAGTTATCCCAACCGCATTCTGATACTTCTTGATGAAGTAAATAATCATGATTGCAGAGGAAAAAAGCATCCCTCCGTACCCTGTACATATCCACATCAGCAATGCTGAAGGTTTGGTACCAGGAAGATGTATTTGGCTGTGCTTCTTCGCTATTCAGTAGGGTATCCTCTTTTCCCTGTTCGCATACAAGATGGATGCCAAACTTTTTCACCTGATAACCAGTTGACATAACCACTGAAACATTCAATTCATCCCCACCTTCCAGCTGATCGCCCAATTTCCAGTGGCTTAGCCATAGCATGATCTCTTCTGTTTCAGGAATTCCATAAAATGTTGGGCTATAGGTCCACCTTAGATCCTTAGTTTTATTCCAGACCTTAGTGCAATGatgatcaccaaatccatttcttaGATTATTGCATGCATACACAGTGCATATGTTTAAACCACGGATCTTGTGACCATGGGGTGGGGGCACAGTAAAAGATATCGATGACCCCTCGCGTTGAGGGTTGTACCAGCCTGGAAGCTCACTTCCTGGAAGAAATATGCTACATATGCCACATTCATGCAAAACCTGTGCCATTGGGATCATAATTTACAAAATGAGCAAGGACACGCACAGGATATTTCAAAGAAtagatgattaaaattagaagAAGTTGTTGGATATACCTGGGGAGGAGCTGTCCTTGATGTCATTGTCATAACACTGAACATTTCGACTTCAATGTTTTCCGTAAATTCCAAGTTGAACAAGCCCAACTTATTGGCCATTTCTATGTCAAGAATGCTTATTGGCTCTAACTTGAACAAGTCTTGAACCCCGACTAGTTGTTGGCAACCAGCCAGGTTTAAAAGTAATGATGTCATCAAGTTTGGTAGATTTGAAATTCTTTTCAAAGATGTGCATTTTTGCGCACTCAGTTCCTTTAAACTTGTTGGAAGTTCAGGGAGTGATTGCAGCCTATTGCAGTGATCTAATAGAAGGGATTCAAGCTTAGTAAGGCTATTGATGCTTTTAGGTAGGCAATAAATTGAATTTCcacttaaatttaaatatttcaagGAGCGGAGGCTACTAAAGTATATAGTATCATCTGATAGATTGCAATTGGCAAGACTTAGGCTTACTAAGGAGTGAGGTGGAAGAGTCAGTGGAAAAGAGAACTCTCTGCCTTGCCTTTGTGATAACCAGGACCAGAAGGTTAAATGCCATGGTGTAGTTATAGAACTTACTATACCATCTGCATGAAGCACCTTTAGTGATTCCATTTTCCCAAGATCGCTGGGCAGCTCATCAAGTGTTGAGCAACCAGAAAGAACAAGTTTTTCGAGTGATCTCTGCATAAAAAATTTTCTTGGAAGTTTCCTAAGCCTTCTGCAATCTTTCAAGTTTAAGAAAACAAGTCTCTTGAGGTCTCCAATAGATTCATGAACCTCAACCAAATTTATGCAACCTTTCAGCTTCAATTCTTCAAGATTTGGTAGCCCTGAGAGGTCAGGGGTGCTGACAAGACCATGGGAATGGCTAAGATTAAGGATTTTCAACTGTTCAAGAACCTATTCAAGAAGACAGTAGTCAGTTTATATGGAGGGCCAATATATCTAcaagcgagagagagagagagagagagagagagagagagagagagagagagagagagagagagagagtaaaatCATACCCTGGTTCCATACCAAACATATTTTAGACTGCTATAGCGCACGTCAAGAACAACAAGCTTCTCCAGATATAAATCGGATGGTAACGATTTCAAAGGGAATCCATGCCAACACAACCATATTAAACTTTTAGGAAAATCTTTGTAACTTCCATTGAGCTTTACATAATTGAGCTGGAGCAGTTTCAATTTATGCATCATTGCAAATGTCTTCGTTTCAAAAACCACTTCACCTGAGATGGGAAATGAAGTTGTTAGGCCAATCTCCACAGGTTTCCAGGAGAAGAAGCCAAGACGATGTCGTTTTGCTCTGTTTTTGAAAATCAGGTCTTCATGATATTGTTGTTTTGCACAATTAATACAAGAAATCATACGCTGCTGTTCTTCCATTACTGTTTGTAGGTTGATGATGAGGCCTTTAATAGTTTCTGTACCCTGCTTTGAAaatgaaaatcaaaagaaaaggaaaacagaaGAAAATTATAAGTACTGGCATGTTTGGCTTATCCAAATACATAAAAACATGCATAAGAAGCATTTTCATACAATATTCTGTCTCAAGACGGTGAATGCATCCTCATGATACCATAGTCGGCTACGTTTCCCTGGGTTCTCAGGTGATTCTTGGCGAGTAATTTCCCTTCCCATTTCTCTAAGCAGAGGATGCATCATAAGTTTACTGTCTTTGATAGTGACAATATGTCGGTCAATGAGATTTTGAATTCCAACTTTTGTGTAGAACCCACAACCATCAAGTATTTTAACTGCATAATTCACATCTCTTCCAACAAAGAAACAAGCTATGTCAAGAAATAAACTTTTGTCATGATCATCTGGCAAAGAATCATAGCTTATTTGGAGAATCTTTTGAATTTTACTATCAGGAattcttttatatttttctaaTGCACTTTCCCATTCATCTGCAAATTTGACAGATAGAGAAGAACCCAAAACTTGAAGAGCCAATGGAACCCCAAAACAGTGCTTTACTGCTTTCGCTGAGTGCTCTTCATAACCTTCAATAGGATAGTTTTGTCCAAAGGCATGCCAACAGAAGAGCTGAAGTGACTCATTATCATCGAATTCTTTAACTCTGAACTTCTTATAAGTTTCAGAAGCACTAAGCAGATGCCCGTGTCTAGTTGTAATGATGATTTTACTGCCCTGATATAGCCAATCCCGCATTCCAATTATTGCATTTAATTGCTCCAGTTGATCTAGATCATCAAGAACGATAAGAACTCTTTTGCAGCTTATTGCTTCTTTTATCTTAATACTTCCTTCATCTACAGTTTTTATTTTGCTTATCTTTCCATTAAGAGATTTTTCAAGAAGTTGCTTTTGCAAGAAAATCAAACCATCAGGTTGTTTTGAAGTTTCTCGGATATTGGCCAGAAAGCAACTAACTTCAAATCGATCTAAATTTAGGTTATAAACTGTCTTTGCAATGACTGTCTTCCCACTTCCACCAATCCCGTAGATTATTGCTATAGCAGGATCATACGAGACATCTTGTATCCAAAAGCTAATATCTTTTATACGAGACTCTATTCCAACTAAATAGGAGGGAACATGCAATAATACTGAACCATCCAACCTTTTCCCAACCTTTTTGACAATATCTTGAATAAATTCTGCCTCATGCCTACAAAGCACAG
It encodes:
- the LOC110662613 gene encoding disease resistance protein RPV1 isoform X1, translated to MADVGFSQYTFPVFLSFKGDDTGKNFSDHLYSALDQAGIHTFRDEDDGIEGEANFVVEVEKAMRQSKICIVVFSKNYASSIWCLDELVKIMELRKTGGLVVVPVFYDADPSQVWEQTGSYAEAFAKHEELFKGQMEKVERWRAVLREVTDLSGMDIQDRHEAEFIQDIVKKVGKRLDGSVLLHVPSYLVGIESRIKDISFWIQDVSYDPAIAIIYGIGGSGKTVIAKTVYNLNLDRFEVSCFLANIRETSKQPDGLIFLQKQLLEKSLNGKISKIKTVDEGSIKIKEAISCKRVLIVLDDLDQLEQLNAIIGMRDWLYQGSKIIITTRHGHLLSASETYKKFRVKEFDDNESLQLFCWHAFGQNYPIEGYEEHSAKAVKHCFGVPLALQVLGSSLSVKFADEWESALEKYKRIPDSKIQKILQISYDSLPDDHDKSLFLDIACFFVGRDVNYAVKILDGCGFYTKVGIQNLIDRHIVTIKDSKLMMHPLLREMGREITRQESPENPGKRSRLWYHEDAFTVLRQNIQGTETIKGLIINLQTVMEEQQRMISCINCAKQQYHEDLIFKNRAKRHRLGFFSWKPVEIGLTTSFPISGEVVFETKTFAMMHKLKLLQLNYVKLNGSYKDFPKSLIWLCWHGFPLKSLPSDLYLEKLVVLDVRYSSLKYVWYGTRVLEQLKILNLSHSHGLVSTPDLSGLPNLEELKLKGCINLVEVHESIGDLKRLVFLNLKDCRRLRKLPRKFFMQRSLEKLVLSGCSTLDELPSDLGKMESLKVLHADGIVSSITTPWHLTFWSWLSQRQGREFSFPLTLPPHSLVSLSLANCNLSDDTIYFSSLRSLKYLNLSGNSIYCLPKSINSLTKLESLLLDHCNRLQSLPELPTSLKELSAQKCTSLKRISNLPNLMTSLLLNLAGCQQLVGVQDLFKLEPISILDIEMANKLGLFNLEFTENIEVEMFSVMTMTSRTAPPQVLHECGICSIFLPGSELPGWYNPQREGSSISFTVPPPHGHKIRGLNICTVYACNNLRNGFGDHHCTKVWNKTKDLRWTYSPTFYGIPETEEIMLWLSHWKLGDQLEGGDELNVSVVMSTGYQVKKFGIHLVCEQGKEDTLLNSEEAQPNTSSWYQTFSIADVDMYRVRRDAFFLCNHDYLLHQEVSECGWDNFQRHSHLFEQ
- the LOC110662613 gene encoding disease resistance protein RPV1 isoform X2; translation: MADVGFSQYTFPVFLSFKGDDTGKNFSDHLYSALDQAGIHTFRDEDDGIEGEANFVVEVEKAMRQSKICIVVFSKNYASSIWCLDELVKIMELRKTGGLVVVPVFYDADPSQVWEQTGSYAEAFAKHEELFKGQMEKVERWRAVLREVTDLSGMDIQDRHEAEFIQDIVKKVGKRLDGSVLLHVPSYLVGIESRIKDISFWIQDVSYDPAIAIIYGIGGSGKTVIAKTVYNLNLDRFEVSCFLANIRETSKQPDGLIFLQKQLLEKSLNGKISKIKTVDEGSIKIKEAISCKRVLIVLDDLDQLEQLNAIIGMRDWLYQGSKIIITTRHGHLLSASETYKKFRVKEFDDNESLQLFCWHAFGQNYPIEGYEEHSAKAVKHCFGVPLALQVLGSSLSVKFADEWESALEKYKRIPDSKIQKILQISYDSLPDDHDKSLFLDIACFFVGRDVNYAVKILDGCGFYTKVGIQNLIDRHIVTIKDSKLMMHPLLREMGREITRQESPENPGKRSRLWYHEDAFTVLRQNIGTETIKGLIINLQTVMEEQQRMISCINCAKQQYHEDLIFKNRAKRHRLGFFSWKPVEIGLTTSFPISGEVVFETKTFAMMHKLKLLQLNYVKLNGSYKDFPKSLIWLCWHGFPLKSLPSDLYLEKLVVLDVRYSSLKYVWYGTRVLEQLKILNLSHSHGLVSTPDLSGLPNLEELKLKGCINLVEVHESIGDLKRLVFLNLKDCRRLRKLPRKFFMQRSLEKLVLSGCSTLDELPSDLGKMESLKVLHADGIVSSITTPWHLTFWSWLSQRQGREFSFPLTLPPHSLVSLSLANCNLSDDTIYFSSLRSLKYLNLSGNSIYCLPKSINSLTKLESLLLDHCNRLQSLPELPTSLKELSAQKCTSLKRISNLPNLMTSLLLNLAGCQQLVGVQDLFKLEPISILDIEMANKLGLFNLEFTENIEVEMFSVMTMTSRTAPPQVLHECGICSIFLPGSELPGWYNPQREGSSISFTVPPPHGHKIRGLNICTVYACNNLRNGFGDHHCTKVWNKTKDLRWTYSPTFYGIPETEEIMLWLSHWKLGDQLEGGDELNVSVVMSTGYQVKKFGIHLVCEQGKEDTLLNSEEAQPNTSSWYQTFSIADVDMYRVRRDAFFLCNHDYLLHQEVSECGWDNFQRHSHLFEQ